The Croceicoccus marinus genome contains a region encoding:
- a CDS encoding ribonucleoside-diphosphate reductase subunit alpha: MSDTAARKPLSSKDVAERRFAIVTDASRDAKLTDFGKDTLEDRYLLPGESYQDLFARVADAYADDQEHAQRLYDYISKLWFMPATPVLSNGGTGRGLPISCYLNSVDDSLEGIVSTWNENVWLASRGGGIGTYWGNVRGIGEPVGLNGKTSGIIPFVRVMDSLTLAISQGSLRRGSAACYIDVHHPEIEEFLEIRTTTGDFNRKALNLHHGVLLTDEFMEAVRDGADFDLKSPKDGSVRSTVNARALFQKLVEVRLRTGEPYFVFSDTVNRMMPKHHRDLGLKVSTSNLCSEITLPTGKDHHGKDRTAVCCLSSLNLETWDEWNGDKLFIEDVLRFLDNVLQDYIDRAPDEMENAKYAAARERSVGMGVMGFHSFLQSKGIGFESAMAKAMNLKMFKHINAKANEASMMLAKERGPCPDAEEMGAMERFSCKMAIAPTASISIICGGTSACIEPIPANIYTHKTLSGSFVVKNPYLQKMLAEKSKDSANVWNSILERGGSVQHLDFLTPEEKAVFKTSFEIDQRWLLEFAADRTPFIDQAQSLNLFIPADVDKWDLLMLHFRAWEMGIKSLYYLRSKSVQRAGFAGGVEADNTIDAAKYELNTGETDYEECLACQ, encoded by the coding sequence ATGTCGGACACGGCTGCCAGGAAGCCCCTTTCGTCGAAGGACGTGGCCGAGCGCCGCTTTGCCATCGTTACCGATGCCAGCCGCGATGCTAAGCTGACCGATTTCGGCAAGGACACGCTGGAGGACCGCTATCTTCTGCCCGGCGAATCCTATCAGGACCTGTTCGCGCGGGTCGCCGATGCCTATGCCGACGATCAGGAGCATGCGCAGCGGCTCTACGACTATATCTCGAAATTGTGGTTCATGCCCGCCACCCCCGTGCTGTCGAACGGCGGCACCGGGCGCGGCCTGCCGATCTCGTGCTATCTGAACAGCGTCGACGACAGTCTTGAGGGCATCGTCTCGACCTGGAACGAGAATGTGTGGCTCGCCTCGCGCGGGGGCGGCATCGGCACGTACTGGGGCAATGTGCGCGGGATCGGCGAGCCGGTCGGCCTCAACGGCAAGACCAGCGGGATCATTCCCTTCGTGCGGGTGATGGACAGCCTGACGCTGGCGATCTCGCAGGGTTCGCTGCGGCGCGGCTCGGCGGCCTGCTACATCGACGTGCACCATCCCGAGATCGAGGAATTCCTCGAGATCCGGACCACCACGGGCGATTTCAACCGCAAGGCGCTGAACCTGCACCACGGTGTGCTGCTGACCGACGAGTTCATGGAAGCGGTGCGCGACGGGGCCGATTTCGACCTCAAGAGCCCCAAGGACGGATCGGTGCGTTCGACGGTCAACGCACGCGCCCTTTTCCAGAAGCTGGTCGAGGTGCGGCTGCGCACCGGCGAGCCCTATTTCGTGTTCTCGGACACGGTGAACCGCATGATGCCCAAGCATCACCGCGACCTGGGGCTGAAGGTGTCGACGTCGAACCTGTGTTCGGAAATCACCCTGCCCACCGGCAAGGACCATCACGGCAAGGACCGCACCGCGGTGTGCTGCCTGTCCTCGCTCAACCTGGAAACCTGGGACGAGTGGAACGGCGACAAGCTGTTCATCGAGGACGTGCTGCGCTTCCTCGACAACGTGCTGCAGGATTACATCGACCGCGCGCCGGACGAGATGGAGAACGCCAAGTACGCCGCCGCGCGCGAGCGTTCGGTCGGCATGGGCGTGATGGGTTTCCACTCGTTCCTGCAGTCCAAGGGCATCGGCTTCGAAAGCGCGATGGCCAAGGCCATGAACCTCAAGATGTTCAAGCACATCAACGCCAAGGCGAACGAGGCGTCGATGATGCTGGCCAAGGAGCGCGGACCGTGCCCCGACGCCGAGGAAATGGGCGCGATGGAGCGCTTCAGCTGCAAGATGGCGATCGCGCCGACCGCGTCGATCAGCATCATCTGCGGCGGCACCAGCGCCTGCATCGAACCGATCCCGGCGAATATCTACACGCACAAGACGCTGTCGGGCTCGTTCGTGGTCAAGAACCCCTATCTGCAGAAGATGCTGGCCGAGAAATCCAAGGATTCGGCCAATGTCTGGAACTCGATCCTGGAACGCGGCGGGTCGGTCCAGCATCTCGACTTCCTGACGCCGGAAGAAAAGGCAGTGTTCAAGACCAGCTTCGAGATCGACCAGCGCTGGCTGCTCGAATTCGCGGCGGACCGCACGCCCTTCATCGACCAGGCGCAGAGCCTCAACCTCTTCATCCCGGCCGATGTCGACAAGTGGGACCTTCTGATGCTGCATTTCCGCGCGTGGGAGATGGGGATCAAGTCGCTCTATTACCTGCGGTCGAAGTCGGTCCAGCGCGCCGGTTTCGCGGGCGGTGTCGAGGCGGACAACACCATCGACGCGGCCAAGTACGAGCTGAACACGGGCGAGACCGATTACGAGGAATGCCTGGCTTGTCAATAG
- a CDS encoding GlsB/YeaQ/YmgE family stress response membrane protein, whose protein sequence is MLNIIGAIVSGLVVGALARWFYPGEVDIGWIATILLGVGGALLAGLVTSRGRRDFSRPGCLASVLGAMALILIGRLFF, encoded by the coding sequence ATGCTCAACATCATCGGCGCGATCGTAAGCGGGCTTGTCGTGGGGGCGCTGGCGCGCTGGTTCTATCCCGGAGAGGTCGACATCGGCTGGATCGCCACGATCCTGCTGGGCGTGGGCGGCGCGCTGCTGGCGGGTCTGGTGACCAGCCGCGGGCGGCGCGATTTCAGCCGGCCCGGGTGCCTCGCCTCGGTACTGGGCGCGATGGCGCTGATCCTGATCGGGCGGCTGTTCTTCTAG
- a CDS encoding acetyl-CoA C-acyltransferase family protein, with translation MTDVYLVSAARTAIGTFGGALSNEKPGELCSQTIKAALERAGVSPELIEHTIVGSVVPCEPRDAYVARIAAVDAGIPHAAPALTLNRLCGSGMQSIVSAAQHIMLGDHDLCVGGGAEVMSRAPYFVPGARFGLKMGDGKLEDGMLGALQDPFHRYHMGITAENVAEKYGITREQQDAFAAESQRRALAAIEAGYFKDEIVPIEVMVKRKPVMFDTDEHPKAGTTAETLAGLRPAFKKDGGTVTAGNASGINDGAAAVVLASEKAVKEHGLTPLARLVSYGHAGVDPAYMGIGPVPATQNALDKAGLTKDDLDVIESNEAFAAQACAVTNQLGFDPAKVNPNGSGISLGHPIGATGTILVTKLAYEMKRTGAKRGLATMCIGGGQGIATIWEAV, from the coding sequence ATGACCGACGTCTATCTCGTCTCCGCCGCGCGCACCGCGATCGGCACTTTCGGCGGAGCGCTGAGCAATGAAAAGCCGGGCGAGCTCTGTTCGCAGACCATCAAGGCCGCGCTGGAACGCGCCGGCGTCAGCCCCGAGCTGATCGAGCATACCATCGTCGGTTCGGTCGTGCCGTGCGAACCGCGCGACGCCTATGTCGCGCGCATCGCGGCGGTGGACGCGGGCATCCCGCACGCGGCCCCGGCGCTGACGCTGAACCGCCTGTGCGGATCGGGCATGCAGTCGATCGTGTCGGCGGCGCAGCACATCATGCTGGGCGACCACGATCTGTGCGTCGGCGGCGGCGCCGAGGTGATGAGCCGCGCCCCCTATTTCGTGCCCGGCGCGCGCTTCGGCCTGAAGATGGGCGACGGCAAGCTTGAGGACGGCATGCTGGGCGCGCTGCAGGATCCGTTCCACCGCTATCACATGGGCATCACGGCCGAGAACGTGGCCGAGAAATACGGCATCACCCGCGAACAGCAGGACGCGTTCGCCGCCGAAAGCCAGCGCCGCGCGCTCGCCGCGATCGAAGCCGGCTATTTCAAGGACGAGATCGTGCCGATCGAAGTCATGGTGAAGCGCAAGCCCGTGATGTTCGACACCGACGAGCATCCCAAGGCCGGCACCACCGCCGAAACGCTGGCGGGCCTGCGCCCCGCGTTCAAGAAGGATGGCGGCACGGTCACCGCGGGCAATGCCAGCGGCATCAACGACGGCGCCGCCGCGGTGGTGCTGGCCAGCGAAAAGGCGGTGAAGGAGCATGGGCTCACCCCGCTCGCGCGGCTTGTTTCCTATGGCCATGCGGGCGTCGACCCGGCCTACATGGGCATCGGCCCGGTCCCCGCGACGCAGAACGCGCTCGACAAGGCGGGGCTGACCAAGGACGACCTCGACGTCATCGAATCGAACGAGGCGTTCGCCGCGCAGGCCTGCGCGGTCACCAACCAGCTCGGCTTCGATCCGGCGAAGGTGAACCCCAACGGTTCGGGCATCTCGCTGGGCCACCCGATCGGCGCGACCGGCACGATCCTGGTCACCAAGCTCGCCTATGAAATGAAGCGCACCGGCGCAAAGCGCGGGCTTGCCACCATGTGCATCGGCGGCGGCCAGGGCATCGCGACCATCTGGGAAGCAGTGTGA
- a CDS encoding tyrosine-type recombinase/integrase, which yields MRLAFVNPDLLDQTVDETFMPEELERFWHERAGPLAKSLYARIGITERVPFVLDQYSNPPQIHHQSSSVLRKMTEQVAGRTTMRTYGQHVLRFIATLAEDGGDLATVDPGYLSQYRARRLASTTPQGKPLDPVSWNSEAAALKTMFDAAVLLRLRPDNPTEHPALQWSFKGAAAASEEPKFITLDRFRIFRDDGLMVTRSPLRNAAFAETILTSGMRLYECSRMPASAVPSRAESTGGRAFTYPVPAIDGKGYRARKVPVGIHAFRRLQAYQQLERLPALERKGLSASLTPLWINQSGGLMGIGGWEKVFENASERSGIKVTPHTLRHTFAVYMLCALLRRHHDSMKIKDDVRRLTEGGRGDVYATIFGDPLRALQRLLGHKHYETTFIYLDILSADDFVIDEALRIFEDTLGSEEDYLDLIR from the coding sequence TTGCGTCTGGCTTTCGTCAATCCTGATCTTCTCGACCAAACGGTCGACGAGACCTTCATGCCGGAAGAGCTTGAACGGTTCTGGCACGAGCGGGCGGGCCCGTTGGCGAAGTCACTCTACGCCAGGATCGGGATCACCGAACGAGTCCCGTTCGTCCTCGACCAGTATTCCAATCCTCCTCAAATCCATCATCAGTCCTCTAGCGTCCTACGCAAGATGACCGAGCAGGTGGCCGGGCGGACCACCATGCGGACCTATGGTCAGCACGTCCTCAGGTTCATCGCCACGCTAGCCGAGGATGGTGGAGATCTGGCGACTGTCGATCCGGGATACCTTTCCCAATACCGGGCTCGCCGCTTGGCGAGCACGACGCCTCAAGGGAAACCACTCGACCCCGTCTCCTGGAACTCCGAGGCCGCAGCGCTGAAGACCATGTTCGATGCGGCCGTCCTCCTGCGTCTGCGCCCTGACAACCCGACCGAACATCCGGCATTGCAATGGTCCTTCAAGGGTGCCGCAGCTGCGTCCGAAGAGCCCAAGTTCATCACGCTCGACCGCTTCCGTATTTTCCGGGACGACGGTCTGATGGTGACCAGATCGCCGTTGCGCAATGCCGCCTTCGCCGAAACCATCCTGACGTCCGGCATGCGTCTCTACGAATGCAGCAGGATGCCGGCATCGGCTGTTCCCTCTCGCGCCGAAAGCACCGGTGGTCGAGCGTTCACCTATCCGGTCCCTGCGATCGATGGAAAGGGCTATCGCGCCCGGAAAGTCCCCGTCGGCATCCACGCGTTCCGTCGCCTCCAAGCATATCAGCAACTCGAGCGACTGCCGGCGCTCGAACGCAAGGGGCTTTCAGCGTCTTTAACTCCGCTCTGGATCAACCAATCCGGCGGCCTCATGGGGATCGGCGGCTGGGAAAAGGTCTTCGAGAACGCATCCGAGCGATCGGGTATCAAGGTGACGCCGCACACCCTCAGGCACACCTTCGCGGTCTACATGCTCTGCGCGCTCCTGCGTCGGCATCACGACAGCATGAAGATCAAGGACGATGTCAGACGCCTCACGGAAGGCGGTCGCGGTGACGTCTACGCTACGATCTTCGGCGACCCCCTCCGCGCCCTCCAGCGTCTCCTGGGACACAAGCACTACGAAACGACCTTCATCTACCTCGACATCCTCAGCGCAGACGATTTCGTCATCGACGAGGCACTGCGGATCTTCGAGGATACCTTGGGATCGGAGGAGGACTATCTTGACCTCATCCGCTGA
- a CDS encoding energy transducer TonB — MGSQEKFLIALALIGVTGGVLLAGGQGLSGAGAQRASSVDDAALKQYPRGPLPRTEPAGWVTEYPSGALQAQLQGRLTTRLAVDAFGEVSSCEVMESSGVAAFDQRSCAALVSNARFYPALDKDQQPVKSEFVQSVRYEIPD, encoded by the coding sequence ATGGGGTCGCAGGAAAAGTTCCTGATCGCGCTTGCGCTGATCGGCGTGACCGGCGGCGTGCTGCTTGCCGGCGGCCAGGGCCTGTCGGGCGCGGGCGCGCAGCGTGCATCGTCGGTCGACGACGCGGCGCTGAAGCAATATCCGCGCGGGCCGCTGCCGCGGACCGAACCGGCGGGATGGGTGACCGAATATCCCAGCGGGGCGCTGCAGGCACAATTGCAGGGGCGGCTGACCACGCGACTGGCGGTCGACGCGTTTGGCGAAGTGTCGAGCTGCGAAGTCATGGAATCGAGCGGCGTGGCGGCGTTCGACCAGCGCAGCTGTGCCGCTCTGGTCAGCAATGCGCGCTTCTATCCGGCGCTGGACAAGGACCAGCAGCCGGTGAAATCGGAATTCGTGCAGTCGGTCCGTTACGAGATACCCGACTGA
- the nadB gene encoding L-aspartate oxidase, with product MATKQTRSHAKDPGRHDVIIIGSGAAGLSAALVLAERLKVLVLAKGTLQSGSTAWAQGGIAAVLDAGDTFDDHIRDTMIAGAGLNRRETVEFVIERAPESIERLIAMGVPFNREEGEIHLTREGGHSHRRIVHVNDATGWAVQAALLKAAEENPNITLLPGRACIDLITGRHEEKYSGSGRVWGVYAMDQDTGEVETHVARATIMAAGGAGRVYQFSTAPRGATGDGIAMAWRAGARVSNMEMMQFHPTCLYNLDVKNFLITEAVRGEGGRLINPRSGKRFMEAYDPERMELAPRDIVARAIDSEIKRFGLDYVHLDISHMPAEFVREHFPTIHEKLLGLGIDMTTQPIPVVPAQHYTCGGVLIGLDARTDLPGLWAAGECTESGLHGANRLASNSLLECFVFGDAAARDILACWDDLDSPPAIREWDESRVSEADEEVVIKQNWTEIRRFMWNYVGIVRTTKRLERASHRIALLGREIEDYYGSFRVTTDLIELRNLHQCAGLIVDAALKRHESRGLHYTLDFPETLPEARDTVLVP from the coding sequence ATGGCGACCAAGCAGACCCGATCACATGCCAAAGACCCCGGGCGGCACGACGTCATCATCATCGGTTCGGGGGCGGCGGGATTGTCGGCGGCGCTGGTGCTGGCCGAACGGCTGAAGGTGCTGGTGCTGGCCAAGGGCACGCTGCAATCGGGATCGACCGCCTGGGCGCAGGGCGGCATCGCGGCGGTGCTGGACGCGGGCGACACGTTCGACGATCACATCCGCGACACGATGATCGCGGGCGCGGGGCTCAACCGGCGCGAGACGGTGGAATTCGTGATCGAACGCGCGCCCGAATCGATCGAGCGGCTGATCGCGATGGGCGTCCCCTTCAACCGCGAGGAGGGCGAGATACACCTGACGCGCGAGGGCGGCCATTCGCATCGCCGCATCGTCCATGTGAACGACGCGACCGGCTGGGCGGTGCAGGCCGCGCTGCTGAAGGCGGCGGAGGAGAACCCCAACATCACCCTGCTGCCGGGGCGGGCCTGCATCGACCTGATCACCGGTCGGCACGAGGAGAAATATTCGGGATCGGGCCGCGTCTGGGGCGTCTATGCGATGGACCAGGACACGGGCGAGGTCGAAACCCATGTGGCGCGCGCCACGATCATGGCGGCGGGCGGGGCGGGGCGCGTCTATCAGTTCAGCACCGCGCCGCGCGGCGCGACCGGCGACGGCATCGCGATGGCCTGGCGCGCGGGGGCGCGGGTGTCGAACATGGAGATGATGCAGTTCCACCCGACCTGCCTCTACAACCTCGACGTCAAGAACTTCCTGATCACCGAGGCGGTGCGCGGCGAGGGCGGGCGGCTGATCAACCCGCGCAGCGGCAAGCGCTTCATGGAAGCCTATGACCCCGAACGCATGGAACTGGCCCCACGCGACATCGTCGCCCGCGCCATCGACAGCGAGATAAAGCGCTTCGGCCTCGACTATGTCCATCTCGACATCAGCCACATGCCGGCCGAATTCGTGCGCGAACATTTCCCCACGATCCATGAAAAGCTGCTGGGTCTGGGCATCGACATGACGACGCAGCCGATCCCGGTCGTGCCCGCGCAGCATTACACCTGCGGCGGCGTGCTGATCGGTCTGGACGCGCGCACCGACCTGCCCGGCCTGTGGGCGGCGGGCGAATGCACCGAAAGCGGGCTGCACGGCGCGAACCGGCTGGCGTCCAATTCGCTGCTGGAATGTTTCGTGTTCGGCGATGCGGCGGCGCGCGACATACTGGCCTGCTGGGACGACCTCGACAGCCCGCCCGCGATCCGCGAGTGGGACGAGAGCCGCGTGTCCGAAGCCGACGAGGAAGTCGTCATCAAGCAGAACTGGACCGAGATACGCCGCTTCATGTGGAACTATGTCGGCATCGTGCGCACGACCAAGCGGCTGGAACGCGCATCGCACCGCATCGCGCTGCTGGGCCGCGAGATCGAGGATTACTATGGCAGCTTCCGCGTCACCACCGACCTGATCGAGCTGCGCAACCTGCACCAGTGCGCGGGGCTGATCGTCGACGCCGCGCTGAAGCGGCACGAGAGCCGGGGCCTGCACTACACGCTGGACTTCCCCGAGACGCTGCCCGAGGCGAGGGATACGGTGCTTGTTCCGTAA
- a CDS encoding twin-arginine translocation pathway signal protein, which translates to MKRIITCIAPALVMALALPAGGAAPAMAQTVNADSDGSAEFVPADFAVPERAEGDGFRLVPLGPDLVDVDYAAYMSSIPHLQRTFSRSTGWPTEGITAEDAMRDMENEQGRFQRRESFAYGVLTQDGSRERGSVYVSPSPVEGYDAVVRLWVTQAEHDAGFDARLYDWVRGWVAAEWPFAKVAYPGRAIDWATWDAMVAASEAQDAP; encoded by the coding sequence TTGAAACGCATCATCACTTGCATCGCGCCGGCACTGGTAATGGCACTGGCGCTGCCGGCGGGCGGCGCGGCTCCTGCCATGGCGCAGACGGTGAACGCGGATTCCGACGGGTCGGCCGAATTCGTCCCGGCCGATTTCGCGGTGCCCGAACGGGCGGAGGGCGACGGGTTCAGGCTGGTGCCGCTGGGCCCCGATCTGGTCGATGTCGATTATGCCGCCTACATGTCCTCGATCCCGCATCTGCAGCGCACGTTCAGCCGCAGCACCGGATGGCCGACCGAAGGCATCACAGCCGAGGATGCGATGCGCGACATGGAGAACGAGCAGGGCCGGTTCCAGCGCCGCGAATCCTTTGCCTATGGCGTGCTGACACAGGATGGCAGCCGCGAGCGGGGCAGCGTCTATGTCTCGCCCAGCCCGGTCGAGGGCTATGACGCGGTGGTCCGCCTGTGGGTGACCCAGGCCGAGCATGACGCGGGCTTCGATGCGCGGCTCTATGATTGGGTCCGGGGCTGGGTGGCCGCGGAATGGCCGTTCGCGAAGGTCGCCTATCCGGGGCGCGCGATCGACTGGGCGACATGGGACGCGATGGTGGCGGCCAGCGAGGCGCAGGACGCGCCCTGA
- a CDS encoding PhoX family protein produces MQNGVVNRRAILRGGAQVGAITALGGVLGGLMTRQALAAGSMGQLEPAVSPYGPLFAAKDQETGLELLKLPRGFTYRSYSWQGDLMTDGSRVRGVHDGMGVVMAGGKGGQDAFLIRNHELRGVTAELLPAKGIYDGNRQSGGYVGGGCDVLRVRNGKLVEHYQTLGGTSTNCAGGVTPWGSWITCEETTYDGTSAGGKKHGYAFECSVNPNETTGEPIVGMGRFAHEAVAVDPATGYVYETEDARNRSGFYRYKPVNTSGRYGSLAQGGQLQAAKVSGVAGAKLLALGGANAVDHVGQTLDIEWIDLDEPDAAPVGNVGSGPFAEALSKGCLTMSRGEGIWHHGDSIAVVDTSFGRDSNGSDGRGLGAVWVYTPSISNPERGTMTLLYAAAARVAGNNPDNLTISPRGGIVTCDDGAEVEDAYGAGQRLMGYNAEGAAYILAKSNVVIENADIARMGRTGQFPADDYRGSEFCGACFDPAGDTLFVNVQSPGITFAIRGPWAKGNL; encoded by the coding sequence ATGCAGAATGGCGTGGTGAACAGGCGTGCAATCCTTCGGGGCGGCGCCCAGGTGGGAGCCATCACGGCCCTTGGCGGCGTATTGGGCGGGCTGATGACACGGCAGGCGCTGGCCGCGGGATCGATGGGCCAGCTGGAACCGGCGGTCAGCCCCTATGGCCCGCTGTTTGCGGCAAAGGACCAGGAAACCGGCCTCGAACTGCTGAAACTGCCGCGCGGCTTCACCTATCGCAGCTATAGCTGGCAGGGCGACCTGATGACCGACGGCAGCCGCGTGCGCGGCGTGCATGACGGCATGGGCGTCGTGATGGCGGGCGGCAAGGGCGGCCAGGACGCGTTCCTGATCCGCAACCACGAACTGCGCGGCGTCACGGCAGAGCTTCTGCCCGCGAAGGGGATCTACGACGGCAACCGGCAGTCGGGCGGCTATGTCGGCGGCGGCTGCGACGTGCTGCGCGTGCGCAACGGCAAGCTGGTGGAGCATTACCAGACGCTGGGCGGTACCAGCACGAACTGCGCGGGCGGCGTGACCCCCTGGGGCAGCTGGATCACCTGCGAGGAGACGACCTATGACGGCACCTCGGCGGGCGGCAAGAAGCATGGCTATGCGTTCGAATGTTCGGTGAACCCGAACGAGACGACCGGCGAGCCGATCGTCGGCATGGGCCGCTTCGCGCATGAGGCGGTCGCGGTCGATCCGGCGACGGGCTATGTCTATGAGACCGAGGATGCGCGCAATCGTTCGGGCTTCTATCGCTATAAGCCGGTCAACACCTCGGGCCGCTATGGCTCGCTGGCGCAGGGCGGCCAGCTGCAGGCGGCCAAGGTCTCCGGCGTCGCGGGCGCAAAGCTGCTGGCGCTGGGCGGCGCGAATGCGGTCGATCACGTCGGCCAGACGCTCGACATCGAATGGATCGACCTGGACGAACCCGATGCGGCGCCCGTCGGCAATGTCGGCTCCGGCCCGTTTGCCGAGGCGCTGAGCAAGGGCTGCCTGACCATGAGCCGGGGCGAGGGCATCTGGCACCACGGCGACAGCATCGCGGTGGTCGACACCAGCTTCGGACGCGACAGCAACGGTTCGGACGGGCGCGGCCTGGGCGCGGTGTGGGTCTATACGCCCAGCATCTCGAACCCGGAACGCGGCACGATGACGCTGCTTTATGCGGCGGCTGCACGGGTCGCGGGCAATAATCCCGACAATCTCACGATCTCGCCGCGCGGCGGCATCGTGACCTGCGACGACGGCGCCGAGGTCGAGGACGCCTATGGCGCGGGCCAGCGGCTGATGGGCTATAATGCCGAAGGCGCCGCCTATATCCTGGCCAAGAGCAATGTCGTGATCGAGAATGCCGACATCGCGCGCATGGGCCGCACCGGCCAGTTCCCGGCGGACGATTATCGCGGTTCCGAATTCTGCGGCGCGTGTTTCGATCCCGCCGGCGACACTTTGTTCGTGAACGTGCAGTCGCCGGGCATCACCTTTGCGATCCGCGGCCCCTGGGCGAAGGGCAACCTTTGA
- a CDS encoding glutathione peroxidase, giving the protein MTGIYDFEAAKPDGSAVPLAEYRGKVLLIVNTASKCGLTPQYEGLEALYRDLQDRGLVVLGFPCNQFAGQEPGSAEEIASFCRLTYDVTFPIFAKIDVNGDDAAPLYRWLKQQAPGVIGTEAIKWNFTKFLVDREGQVVDRFAPTTAPADLRGAIEALL; this is encoded by the coding sequence ATGACCGGCATATATGATTTCGAAGCGGCGAAACCCGATGGCAGTGCGGTACCGTTGGCCGAATATCGCGGCAAGGTGCTGCTGATCGTCAATACCGCCAGCAAGTGCGGGCTGACCCCGCAATACGAAGGGCTGGAGGCGCTGTACCGCGATCTGCAGGACCGCGGGCTGGTGGTGCTGGGCTTTCCCTGCAACCAGTTCGCCGGACAGGAACCGGGCAGCGCCGAGGAAATCGCCAGCTTCTGCCGGCTGACATATGACGTCACCTTTCCGATCTTCGCCAAGATCGACGTCAATGGCGACGATGCCGCGCCGCTGTACCGCTGGCTGAAGCAGCAGGCGCCCGGCGTGATCGGGACCGAGGCGATCAAGTGGAACTTCACCAAGTTCCTGGTGGACCGCGAAGGGCAGGTCGTGGACCGCTTCGCCCCCACCACCGCGCCCGCGGACCTTCGCGGCGCGATCGAGGCATTGCTGTAG